The following coding sequences are from one Thermodesulfobacteriota bacterium window:
- a CDS encoding lipid-transfer protein, which yields MRKVNVIGVGMTPFTTPKQKIPYTDMARQAVKDALKDAGVDYKEIQQAYTGWVYADSCAGQMALYEIGMTGIPVFNLNNNCSTGSNALFLARQAVATGVAECVLALGFEQMTPGALGVVFNDRPIPMQQFFIKLFQFLEPKPGAPPAAMLFGGAGVEYQKKYGIKDEVFGKISVKARKHAQHNERAVFRDLLSLEEVMASPHIYGPLTRFQCCPPTCGSAAAILCSDEFAKKHNISNPVYIAAQSLNSDFASSFEGASPMRICGYEMTRAAANDVYEQSGLGPEDVDVVELHDCFTANELITYEGLGLTPEGTAEKFINDGDNTYGGKYVTNPSGGLLSKGHPLGATGLAQCAELTWQLRGECGVRQVEGAKVALQHNIGLGGCCVVGMYRKD from the coding sequence GTGAGAAAAGTAAATGTCATTGGCGTGGGCATGACCCCGTTCACCACCCCCAAGCAGAAAATTCCCTATACCGACATGGCCCGACAGGCCGTAAAGGACGCCTTAAAAGACGCGGGCGTGGACTACAAGGAAATCCAGCAGGCTTATACCGGCTGGGTCTATGCCGACAGCTGCGCCGGCCAGATGGCGCTTTACGAAATCGGCATGACCGGCATCCCGGTGTTCAACCTGAACAACAACTGCTCCACCGGCTCCAACGCCCTGTTTCTGGCGCGCCAGGCCGTGGCCACGGGGGTCGCCGAATGCGTCCTGGCCCTGGGTTTTGAACAGATGACCCCGGGCGCCCTGGGCGTTGTCTTCAACGACCGTCCCATTCCCATGCAGCAGTTCTTCATCAAGCTGTTCCAGTTCCTGGAGCCCAAACCCGGCGCGCCACCCGCCGCCATGCTCTTCGGCGGGGCCGGCGTGGAATACCAGAAGAAATACGGCATCAAGGACGAGGTCTTCGGCAAAATTTCCGTCAAAGCCAGAAAGCATGCCCAGCACAATGAGCGGGCCGTGTTCCGGGATCTGCTTTCCCTGGAGGAAGTCATGGCCTCGCCCCATATCTACGGCCCCCTGACCCGCTTCCAGTGCTGCCCGCCCACCTGCGGATCGGCCGCCGCCATCCTGTGCTCCGACGAGTTCGCCAAAAAGCACAATATCAGCAACCCGGTCTATATCGCCGCCCAGTCCCTGAATTCGGACTTTGCCAGTTCATTTGAAGGCGCCAGCCCCATGCGCATCTGCGGCTACGAGATGACCAGGGCGGCCGCCAATGACGTTTACGAGCAGTCCGGCCTGGGGCCCGAGGACGTGGACGTGGTGGAACTGCACGACTGCTTCACGGCCAATGAATTGATCACCTATGAAGGACTGGGCCTGACACCGGAAGGCACGGCTGAAAAATTCATCAATGACGGCGACAACACCTACGGCGGCAAATATGTCACCAACCCTTCCGGCGGCCTGCTCTCCAAGGGTCATCCCCTGGGCGCCACCGGGCTGGCCCAGTGCGCCGAACTGACCTGGCAGCTCCGCGGTGAATGCGGCGTCCGTCAGGTGGAAGGCGCCAAAGTGGCCCTGCAGCACAACATCGGCCTGGGCGGCTGCTGCGTGGTGGGCATGTACCGGAAGGATTGA
- a CDS encoding crotonase/enoyl-CoA hydratase family protein gives MKTLKTMTYEVTDKIARITFNRPDRGNAITMETPRELAWCVEQADLDPAVHVMALSGRGKGFCGGYDLLAFAEGTVDEKQTDVLQWDAPKGSALDPLTLFTNHIPAQPWDPMVDYQMMSRNVRGFMSLFNANKPVVCKVHGFCVAGGTDMALCSDLLVIEDNAKIGYPPARVWGSPTTSIWAFRVGIEKAKRLLFTGDCFSGREAKEWGLAIESAPADKLDERFEILLGRIARMPVNQLIMMKLLINQTVTAAGLGPTQILGTVFDGIARHTKEGYDFQKRSAEAGFRQAVRERDEPFGDYGGSTFKG, from the coding sequence ATGAAAACGTTAAAAACCATGACCTATGAGGTAACGGATAAGATCGCCCGGATCACCTTCAACCGGCCGGACCGGGGCAACGCCATCACCATGGAGACGCCCCGGGAACTGGCCTGGTGCGTGGAGCAGGCGGATCTGGATCCGGCCGTTCATGTCATGGCCCTGTCCGGAAGAGGCAAGGGGTTCTGCGGCGGATATGACCTGCTGGCCTTTGCCGAAGGAACTGTTGACGAAAAGCAGACGGATGTGCTGCAGTGGGACGCGCCCAAAGGCTCGGCCCTGGACCCCCTGACCCTGTTTACCAACCACATTCCGGCTCAGCCCTGGGACCCCATGGTGGACTACCAGATGATGAGCCGGAATGTCCGGGGGTTCATGAGCCTGTTTAACGCCAACAAGCCGGTGGTCTGCAAGGTCCACGGGTTCTGCGTAGCCGGCGGCACGGATATGGCCCTGTGCTCGGATCTTCTGGTCATCGAAGACAACGCCAAGATCGGCTATCCGCCGGCCCGGGTCTGGGGCTCACCCACCACCAGCATCTGGGCCTTCCGCGTCGGCATTGAAAAAGCCAAGCGACTGCTGTTCACCGGTGACTGCTTCAGCGGACGGGAAGCGAAGGAGTGGGGACTGGCCATCGAATCCGCGCCCGCGGACAAACTGGACGAGCGCTTCGAGATTCTGCTGGGACGCATTGCCCGCATGCCGGTCAATCAACTGATAATGATGAAGCTGCTGATCAACCAGACGGTGACGGCGGCCGGGCTGGGGCCGACCCAGATCCTGGGCACGGTCTTTGACGGCATCGCCCGGCATACGAAGGAAGGATACGATTTCCAGAAGCGGTCGGCCGAGGCTGGTTTCCGGCAGGCCGTGCGGGAGCGGGATGAGCCGTTTGGGGATTATGGCGGCAGCACCTTTAAGGGATAG
- a CDS encoding radical SAM protein, whose amino-acid sequence METIQQDQPSPFYPAAMVNITNKCTLRCRHCFVFREGNPVEKKDEMDTPTMLATLADLQQKHYIHTMLWMGGEPLLRPDVLREGVKLFHKNHITTNGTIDLIDLPGCIYVISIDGPPEINDAIRGNGTFARVMETLSRVPDNFGSTIMCQCVATKANEDHLEDLVNLLLPTRLEGMTFSFYVPNKVDHSEFTWGSLERRDKAVNEALRLKEKYPDFIWNSRRSLELTLSPNAKSITDKCPAKQFVLPLYLEGDHFIRPFCCYGNDADCDLCGAWVVFYLADKTGMGR is encoded by the coding sequence ATGGAAACGATCCAGCAGGACCAGCCCTCACCCTTCTATCCGGCGGCCATGGTCAATATCACCAACAAGTGCACCCTGCGGTGCCGCCACTGTTTTGTCTTCCGGGAAGGCAATCCGGTTGAGAAAAAAGACGAAATGGATACGCCGACCATGCTGGCGACCCTGGCGGACTTGCAGCAGAAGCACTACATTCATACCATGCTCTGGATGGGCGGCGAGCCCCTGCTGAGGCCCGATGTGCTGCGCGAGGGTGTTAAACTGTTTCACAAAAACCACATCACCACCAACGGCACCATCGATCTGATCGACCTGCCCGGCTGTATCTATGTCATTTCCATTGACGGTCCTCCGGAGATCAATGACGCCATCCGCGGCAACGGCACCTTTGCCCGGGTCATGGAGACCCTCTCCCGGGTTCCGGATAATTTCGGATCGACCATCATGTGCCAGTGTGTGGCGACAAAGGCCAACGAGGACCACCTGGAGGACCTGGTCAACCTGCTCCTGCCGACCCGGCTGGAAGGCATGACCTTTTCCTTTTACGTTCCCAACAAGGTCGACCATTCCGAGTTCACTTGGGGCTCTCTGGAACGGCGGGACAAAGCCGTTAACGAGGCCCTGCGGCTGAAAGAGAAATATCCGGACTTTATCTGGAACTCCCGGCGATCCCTGGAATTGACCCTGTCACCAAACGCCAAATCGATCACCGACAAATGCCCGGCCAAACAGTTTGTTCTGCCCCTGTACCTGGAGGGTGATCATTTCATCCGGCCATTCTGCTGCTACGGCAATGACGCCGACTGCGACCTGTGCGGCGCCTGGGTGGTGTTTTATCTGGCGGACAAGACGGGCATGGGGAGATAA
- a CDS encoding ABC transporter permease: MNIRRVWRVLQRHWTVHTRLYKTNFALNFADPLLYLVAMGMGLGAFVDDINGQTYIEFIGPGIVASSAVFAAVYECTYGTYIRMTFQKTFDAILATPVNLEDLVAAEMAWAATKSVIYGITIMIVIALFGLVKSPLILLALPGVFIGGLIFAEISLVTTALVPGIDSFSYFYTLFMTPLFLFSGIFFPVEAMPKIIGDIAWFTPLYHVVIICRELTAGRIAGCLVSYAWVAVAAAVLAPVVFRLMRRRVIQ; this comes from the coding sequence TTGAATATTAGACGCGTCTGGCGGGTGCTGCAGCGGCACTGGACCGTCCACACCCGGCTCTACAAAACGAATTTCGCCTTAAATTTCGCCGACCCCCTGCTTTATCTGGTGGCCATGGGCATGGGCCTGGGCGCATTTGTGGACGATATCAACGGCCAGACTTACATCGAATTTATCGGTCCGGGCATCGTCGCCTCCTCGGCCGTGTTCGCGGCCGTGTACGAGTGTACTTACGGCACCTATATCCGCATGACCTTTCAGAAGACCTTTGACGCCATTCTGGCCACGCCGGTGAACCTGGAGGACCTGGTGGCGGCGGAAATGGCCTGGGCCGCCACCAAGAGCGTCATCTACGGCATCACCATCATGATCGTCATCGCCCTGTTCGGTCTGGTCAAGTCGCCGCTGATCCTTCTGGCCCTGCCCGGCGTCTTTATCGGTGGCCTGATTTTCGCCGAGATCTCGCTGGTCACTACGGCCCTGGTGCCGGGCATCGACTCCTTCAGTTATTTTTACACGCTTTTCATGACCCCGCTGTTTCTGTTTTCCGGAATTTTCTTCCCGGTCGAGGCCATGCCAAAGATCATCGGCGATATCGCCTGGTTCACGCCCCTCTATCACGTGGTCATTATCTGCCGGGAGCTGACCGCCGGCCGGATCGCGGGATGCCTGGTCAGTTACGCCTGGGTCGCGGTCGCGGCGGCCGTGCTGGCGCCGGTGGTGTTCCGGCTGATGCGGCGGCGGGTGATTCAGTGA
- a CDS encoding FadR/GntR family transcriptional regulator — protein MTPALAPVEKRKASEQVAEMLMKYILQGGVRPGEMLPAERTLAAQLNVTRATLREALKKLEQLKLVVIRQGKGIIVEDFRNASIDLIFSLLVINGEIDLKILENIMEARQLFGSDVARLAARRADKKDVDQMKSLMEKMTATKDPAESQQLDFEFFHLLALASKNMVYILLMNTIKTIHDRHLDIFLPLSSHQNMALKKDILKAVINGDEAKAAEKTREFLQTGMTLLKGV, from the coding sequence ATGACCCCTGCATTGGCTCCGGTTGAAAAGAGAAAAGCATCCGAGCAGGTTGCCGAAATGCTGATGAAATACATTCTCCAGGGCGGTGTCCGGCCGGGAGAAATGCTGCCGGCGGAACGGACCCTGGCGGCCCAGCTCAACGTGACCCGGGCCACCCTGAGGGAAGCGTTGAAAAAACTGGAGCAGTTGAAGCTGGTGGTAATTCGTCAGGGCAAGGGGATCATTGTCGAGGATTTCCGCAATGCCTCCATCGACCTGATTTTTTCTCTGCTGGTCATCAACGGAGAAATCGATCTGAAGATTCTGGAAAATATCATGGAGGCGCGGCAGCTTTTCGGAAGCGATGTCGCCAGGCTGGCTGCACGGCGGGCGGACAAAAAAGATGTTGATCAGATGAAGTCGCTGATGGAAAAGATGACCGCGACCAAAGACCCGGCTGAATCGCAACAACTGGATTTCGAATTTTTCCATCTCCTGGCCCTGGCCAGCAAGAACATGGTTTACATATTGCTGATGAACACCATCAAAACCATTCATGACCGGCACCTGGATATTTTTCTGCCCCTTTCTTCGCATCAAAATATGGCTTTGAAAAAGGACATACTCAAAGCCGTCATCAACGGCGATGAAGCAAAGGCAGCAGAAAAAACGAGGGAGTTTTTACAGACCGGCATGACGTTATTAAAAGGAGTATAG
- a CDS encoding pyruvate formate lyase family protein yields the protein MKPARKFDEYPVEYTEKLNILKIQRTCVHDGPGIRTTIFFQGCRLRCLWCQNPEALSLKPELAPDSNYSTADIMDVVLRDKDYFLETGGGVTLSGGDPLLQDPDSLIRLLTAIKDEHIHVAAETSLHVPTEHIVRLAPYIDLFLVDLKIVGDDTLHKTLTAQDTRLIHANIRKLIDLKAGIKFRMVIVPGYNDAGEHIRAAADFLKSISSPSIELLKYHNMYEDKARRLGLVREPLNIAPEQSLAALKKSVDLFAALGIKVECLELDSSRNKAVFTQRVYDIQKAIRESDHHLCFEVSRLKTSFYKKNGFKKPAYIHRAERLAHVLDNKQIIIYPGELLAGNFTSKRKGGQVWEEHYGTLFLSIIHQINRQKPVSFKCSWKDKLDFYFKIFPFWARHGLIAKVNRKFSDLMLMVSRCSEMNTGFNNNMAAIAHFIVNFDRLLELGTEGIIREIEAAREQKPESADFYESAIITLKALEAFADRYAAELSRLAAVETDPDRRRELEEMAAICRYVPRNPARTFHEALQSMLFLHIGLCIESYENAVSFGRLDQILYPYYLKDKEAGRITYEKAKELLALFILKMDEVILANDGDTYLRIGRLFETMSTDQTVTAGGLGRDGKDATNDLTYMLLDICELQPYAVNMTARIHPDSPREYLERLAEVYINGAPMPALYNDELYVQTLLKHYDTTVEEARNYSIVGCVEPNASDNHFGNTDCANMNVTLPFLQALKGEEKDLWNFGLTEQLDKMTAKFVEYTFRGNNRFSRFVSSTYTAAREKRKRKNAGPVNPPADMNELLDRFQTRLNCLATAILTDHQKIEKQISQYFPTPLASALFKSCVENGKDVNEGGTTFNSSGIQGVGITDVADSLHAIDEVVFKKQQYTLNEIIEAIDSNFEGEKNQQIRAALSAVKKFGHDESREAVAWVNKTLEIYVNALNQVPNCPRNGIYTAGYYALNVNDVYGAKTPALPSGRLKGVSLANSVSPHYGMEMADLLSSLNSVAGVDFVTYAPNGTTVTFTIDAALFPGREGVRNLAAIFGTFFKKGGMQFQPNVIDRKILLEAYENPEKHKYLLVRVAGYCAYFNDLSDELKKIIINRTCYS from the coding sequence ATGAAGCCCGCCAGAAAATTTGACGAATACCCCGTTGAATATACGGAAAAGCTGAACATTCTAAAAATTCAGCGCACCTGTGTCCATGACGGTCCCGGTATCCGCACGACCATCTTTTTCCAGGGGTGTCGGCTGCGATGCCTGTGGTGCCAGAACCCCGAGGCCCTTTCCCTCAAGCCGGAACTCGCGCCGGACAGCAATTATTCCACGGCCGACATCATGGACGTGGTGCTGAGGGATAAAGACTATTTTCTTGAAACCGGAGGGGGCGTAACCTTGAGCGGCGGCGATCCCCTGCTGCAGGACCCGGACAGCCTGATCCGTCTGCTGACGGCGATTAAAGATGAACATATCCACGTGGCCGCGGAGACCTCCCTTCACGTTCCGACGGAGCATATCGTCCGCCTGGCGCCATATATCGACCTGTTTCTGGTCGATTTAAAAATCGTCGGAGACGATACCCTGCATAAAACGCTGACCGCCCAGGACACCCGGCTGATCCACGCCAACATCAGAAAACTGATCGACCTGAAGGCCGGCATCAAATTCCGCATGGTCATCGTGCCGGGATACAACGACGCCGGGGAACATATCCGGGCCGCGGCGGATTTTTTAAAATCGATCAGCTCTCCGTCCATTGAACTGCTCAAGTATCACAACATGTACGAGGATAAAGCCCGGCGCCTGGGCCTGGTCCGTGAACCCCTGAACATAGCCCCGGAACAGAGCCTGGCAGCCCTCAAAAAATCGGTCGACCTGTTTGCCGCTCTCGGCATAAAGGTCGAATGCCTGGAGCTGGACTCCTCCCGGAACAAGGCGGTCTTTACCCAGCGGGTGTATGACATTCAGAAGGCCATCCGGGAAAGCGACCACCATCTCTGCTTCGAGGTCTCCAGGCTGAAGACGTCATTCTACAAAAAGAACGGCTTCAAAAAACCGGCCTACATTCATCGGGCGGAGCGCCTGGCCCATGTGCTGGACAACAAGCAGATTATCATCTATCCCGGGGAACTGCTGGCCGGCAACTTCACCTCCAAGAGAAAAGGCGGCCAGGTCTGGGAAGAGCACTACGGCACGCTGTTCCTGTCGATTATCCACCAGATCAATCGTCAGAAGCCGGTTTCATTCAAGTGCTCCTGGAAAGACAAGCTGGATTTTTATTTCAAGATTTTCCCCTTCTGGGCCAGGCACGGCCTTATCGCCAAGGTCAACCGGAAATTCTCCGACCTGATGCTGATGGTATCGCGGTGCTCGGAAATGAATACCGGCTTCAACAACAACATGGCGGCCATCGCCCATTTTATCGTCAATTTCGACCGTCTGCTGGAACTGGGGACCGAGGGGATCATCCGGGAGATCGAGGCTGCCCGCGAACAGAAGCCGGAGAGCGCCGATTTTTATGAAAGCGCGATCATCACCTTAAAGGCCCTCGAAGCCTTTGCCGACAGGTACGCGGCCGAACTGTCCCGGCTTGCCGCGGTGGAAACGGACCCGGACCGGCGCCGGGAACTGGAAGAAATGGCGGCCATCTGCCGGTATGTCCCCCGCAACCCGGCCCGCACCTTTCATGAGGCGCTCCAGTCCATGCTCTTCCTGCATATCGGCCTGTGCATCGAGTCTTACGAAAACGCCGTTTCCTTCGGACGGCTGGATCAGATACTTTATCCTTACTATCTGAAGGACAAGGAAGCCGGGCGGATCACCTACGAGAAGGCCAAAGAGCTGCTGGCCCTGTTTATCCTCAAAATGGATGAAGTCATCCTGGCCAACGACGGCGATACCTACCTCCGCATCGGCCGGCTCTTTGAGACCATGTCCACCGACCAGACCGTGACGGCCGGCGGTCTGGGCCGGGACGGAAAAGACGCCACCAACGACCTCACCTACATGCTGCTGGATATCTGCGAACTCCAGCCCTACGCCGTCAACATGACGGCCCGGATCCACCCCGACAGCCCGCGGGAGTACCTGGAACGTCTGGCCGAGGTGTACATCAACGGCGCCCCCATGCCGGCTTTATATAATGATGAACTTTATGTCCAAACCCTGCTCAAGCACTATGACACCACCGTGGAAGAAGCCCGGAATTACTCCATCGTGGGCTGCGTCGAGCCTAATGCCTCGGACAATCATTTCGGCAACACCGACTGCGCCAACATGAATGTCACCCTGCCCTTTCTCCAGGCCCTCAAGGGCGAGGAAAAAGATCTGTGGAACTTCGGTCTTACCGAGCAACTGGACAAAATGACGGCCAAGTTCGTGGAATACACCTTCCGGGGAAACAACCGGTTCTCCCGGTTTGTCTCCTCGACATACACTGCGGCCCGGGAAAAAAGAAAACGGAAAAACGCCGGCCCGGTCAATCCGCCGGCCGACATGAACGAACTGCTGGATCGCTTTCAGACGCGTTTAAACTGCCTGGCGACGGCCATTCTGACCGATCACCAGAAGATCGAAAAACAGATCAGCCAATATTTCCCCACGCCGCTGGCGTCGGCGCTGTTCAAAAGCTGCGTGGAAAACGGCAAGGACGTCAATGAAGGCGGTACGACGTTTAACAGCAGCGGTATTCAGGGCGTGGGAATCACGGACGTGGCCGACTCGCTTCACGCCATCGATGAAGTGGTGTTCAAGAAACAGCAGTATACCCTGAATGAAATCATCGAGGCCATCGACAGCAATTTTGAAGGGGAAAAGAATCAACAGATCCGCGCGGCCCTGTCGGCCGTGAAGAAGTTCGGCCACGACGAATCCCGGGAGGCGGTGGCCTGGGTCAACAAGACCCTGGAGATTTACGTCAACGCCCTGAACCAGGTCCCCAACTGCCCCCGCAACGGCATCTACACCGCCGGTTATTATGCCCTCAACGTCAATGACGTTTACGGGGCCAAGACCCCGGCCCTGCCATCCGGCCGGTTAAAAGGGGTGTCCCTGGCCAACAGCGTCTCCCCCCATTACGGCATGGAAATGGCCGATCTGCTGTCGTCGCTCAACTCCGTGGCCGGGGTGGATTTTGTTACCTACGCGCCCAACGGCACCACGGTCACCTTTACCATCGACGCCGCCCTGTTCCCCGGGCGGGAAGGGGTCCGCAACCTGGCCGCGATTTTTGGCACCTTTTTCAAGAAGGGGGGCATGCAGTTCCAGCCCAATGTCATCGACCGGAAAATCCTGCTGGAAGCCTACGAGAATCCGGAAAAGCACAAGTACCTGCTGGTCCGCGTGGCCGGATACTGCGCCTACTTTAACGACCTGTCCGACGAATTGAAAAAAATCATTATCAACCGGACCTGTTATTCATAA
- a CDS encoding ABC transporter ATP-binding protein, with protein MIEGTPPIVMVQGLVKDYGEFRAVDGMDFRISAGECFGFLGPNGAGKTTVMRVISCFLPPTSGSVTVFGREVTREPSAIKARMGVMPQEDNLDLDLSVIDNLIVYARYFDIPKKTSAPLAATLLAFVELHERGKAKIKDLSGGMKRRLMLARALVNSPELMILDEPTTGLDPHSRHAVWERLNHLKSRNTTLLLTTHYMEEAERLCDRVAIIDRGKVVTVDAPQVLMERHGGDNLEQVYLKLTGRSLEY; from the coding sequence ATGATAGAGGGCACTCCCCCCATCGTGATGGTGCAGGGCCTGGTCAAGGACTACGGCGAGTTCAGGGCCGTGGACGGCATGGACTTCCGGATCAGCGCCGGGGAATGCTTCGGGTTCCTTGGCCCCAACGGCGCCGGCAAGACCACGGTCATGCGCGTCATTTCCTGCTTCCTGCCGCCCACGTCCGGATCGGTGACGGTTTTCGGGCGGGAGGTGACCCGGGAGCCATCGGCCATCAAGGCCAGGATGGGTGTGATGCCCCAGGAGGACAACCTCGACCTGGATCTTTCGGTCATCGACAATCTTATCGTTTATGCCCGATATTTTGACATACCCAAAAAAACGTCAGCACCCCTGGCCGCAACACTTCTTGCCTTTGTCGAACTGCACGAGCGGGGCAAGGCGAAAATCAAGGATCTCTCGGGCGGAATGAAACGGCGGCTGATGCTGGCACGGGCCCTGGTCAACTCCCCGGAACTGATGATCCTGGATGAACCCACCACCGGCCTGGACCCCCATAGCCGTCATGCCGTCTGGGAACGGCTGAATCATCTCAAGAGCCGCAACACCACCCTGCTGCTGACGACCCACTATATGGAGGAGGCGGAACGCCTCTGCGACCGGGTGGCCATCATCGACCGGGGCAAAGTCGTGACCGTCGACGCACCTCAAGTCCTGATGGAGCGGCACGGGGGAGACAACCTCGAGCAGGTGTATCTCAAGCTGACCGGGAGGAGTCTTGAATATTAG
- a CDS encoding EcsC family protein, with protein MAFSSLEIKDLALARRLLENPGLAAKIGDVIGAPIEKGFALLPDAWEQTVNDAARKSVEAALKVALWTLDHSRRDPPANRWHKLAAGASGAIGGAFGLPALAVELPVSTAIMLRSIADIARSEGENLENPEARLACIQVLALGGRSQKDDAAETAYFTARAAMAKSVSDAAAHLARRGLSDKGAPAIVRFISQIASRFSIVVSEKAAAQAVPVVGAFGGAIINTLFMDHFQNMGRGHFIIRRLERLHGIEAVRRIYESH; from the coding sequence ATGGCGTTCTCTTCCCTGGAAATAAAGGACTTGGCGCTGGCCAGGCGGCTGCTTGAAAATCCCGGTCTGGCCGCGAAAATCGGCGATGTTATCGGCGCGCCGATTGAAAAAGGCTTTGCCCTGTTGCCCGACGCCTGGGAACAGACGGTCAATGACGCCGCCAGAAAATCCGTGGAAGCCGCCCTGAAAGTCGCCCTGTGGACCCTGGATCATAGCCGACGGGACCCCCCCGCCAACCGCTGGCATAAACTCGCGGCCGGAGCCAGCGGGGCCATCGGCGGCGCCTTCGGGCTGCCGGCCCTGGCCGTCGAGCTGCCGGTATCAACGGCCATCATGCTCCGGTCCATCGCGGACATCGCCCGCAGTGAAGGTGAAAATCTGGAAAATCCCGAGGCCAGACTCGCCTGCATCCAGGTCCTGGCCCTCGGCGGCCGATCACAAAAAGACGACGCGGCCGAGACGGCCTATTTCACCGCCCGCGCGGCCATGGCCAAGTCCGTTTCAGATGCCGCCGCCCATCTGGCCAGGCGGGGGCTATCCGACAAAGGAGCGCCCGCCATTGTCCGGTTCATCAGCCAGATTGCCTCCCGTTTTTCCATCGTTGTCTCGGAAAAGGCGGCGGCCCAAGCCGTACCCGTTGTCGGGGCCTTCGGCGGCGCGATCATCAATACCCTGTTTATGGATCACTTCCAGAACATGGGCAGAGGCCACTTTATCATCCGCCGGTTGGAACGTCTTCATGGTATCGAAGCGGTCAGGCGAATCTATGAGTCTCACTGA
- a CDS encoding nucleoside recognition domain-containing protein encodes MALNYIWTGFFLVAFIVALARFFIAGDYEIFSRLVNATFEMSKTGFEISLGLTGVLTLWLGIMKIGEKGGAVRILSWLVGPFFRRLFPELPKDHPAAGSIMMNVAANMLGLDNAATPVGLKAMKEMQEDNPDKETATNAMIMFLVLNTSGLTLIPISVMVYRAQLGAVNPTDVFIPILIATFFSTLAGLISVALYQRINLFDRVILAYVGGATALIVLPVVYLTTLPQEKIQLYSSVAGNLILFGIIIAFLTLAAWRRVNVYEAFIDGARDGFTTAVKIIPYLIAILVAIGVFRASGAMDFLVDGICRLLNLMRLNTDFAEALPTALMKPLSGSGSRGLMVDVMTARGADSFVGRVASVVQGSTDTTFYILAVYFGSVGIKNTRYALTCGLIADCVGITAAILLGYIFFY; translated from the coding sequence ATGGCGTTGAATTACATCTGGACGGGTTTTTTTCTGGTCGCCTTTATCGTCGCCCTGGCCAGATTTTTCATTGCCGGGGATTATGAAATTTTTTCCCGCCTGGTGAACGCCACCTTTGAAATGTCCAAAACCGGTTTTGAAATTTCCCTAGGGTTGACGGGGGTGCTTACCCTCTGGCTGGGCATCATGAAAATCGGCGAAAAAGGCGGCGCCGTTCGCATCCTGTCCTGGCTGGTCGGGCCTTTTTTCCGCAGGCTTTTTCCGGAGCTGCCCAAAGACCATCCGGCCGCGGGCTCCATCATGATGAACGTGGCCGCCAACATGCTGGGACTGGACAATGCCGCCACCCCCGTCGGCCTGAAAGCCATGAAGGAAATGCAGGAAGACAACCCGGACAAGGAGACGGCCACCAACGCCATGATCATGTTCCTGGTGCTCAACACCAGCGGGCTGACCCTGATCCCCATCAGCGTCATGGTTTACCGGGCCCAACTGGGAGCCGTCAACCCCACCGACGTGTTTATCCCCATCCTCATCGCGACGTTCTTTTCCACTCTGGCCGGCCTGATCAGCGTCGCCCTGTATCAGCGCATCAACCTGTTTGACCGGGTCATTCTGGCGTATGTCGGCGGCGCCACGGCCCTGATCGTCCTGCCGGTCGTCTACCTGACCACCCTGCCCCAGGAAAAGATCCAGCTCTACAGTTCGGTCGCCGGGAATTTGATTCTGTTCGGGATCATTATCGCTTTTTTGACGCTGGCGGCCTGGCGCCGGGTCAATGTGTATGAGGCCTTTATCGACGGCGCCCGGGACGGATTTACGACAGCCGTAAAAATCATTCCCTACCTGATCGCCATCCTGGTGGCCATCGGCGTGTTTCGCGCCTCGGGCGCCATGGATTTTCTGGTGGACGGGATCTGCCGGCTGCTGAACCTGATGCGCCTGAACACGGATTTTGCCGAGGCCCTGCCCACCGCCCTGATGAAACCCTTGAGCGGCAGCGGCTCGCGCGGACTGATGGTGGATGTGATGACCGCGCGCGGGGCCGACTCCTTTGTCGGACGCGTGGCCTCCGTCGTGCAGGGCTCCACGGACACGACGTTTTACATCCTGGCCGTATATTTCGGTTCCGTCGGGATCAAAAACACCCGTTATGCCCTGACCTGTGGATTAATAGCGGACTGTGTCGGGATTACGGCAGCAATTTTGCTGGGGTATATATTCTTTTATTAA